The following proteins come from a genomic window of Daphnia carinata strain CSIRO-1 chromosome 6, CSIRO_AGI_Dcar_HiC_V3, whole genome shotgun sequence:
- the LOC130702514 gene encoding uncharacterized protein CG3556-like: MNPSGRVFFSLLGLLNYFSGQILASDALFRNGDDRVADSSKRAASWLLNRRNRQWHWGRLVNSQALLALSRSEVFNSSLPEFQLAIKQVELDFLLDRLRHGELELYSDRLIPLAVSLTSLCHSPTHYYDYDLLDGLLDYRRKTNNFTFAMEMLAVCGGDGVIRRVHIRRLVWLLNPKMWTSPSISFDTLSMVLMATGCIAEHYGHPYLLPFADKIAEVLISKQERDGSFGNRNIISTAMAIEALQIRGLSVNVDPTIRASIDWLISNQMEDGSFDSDLMATSEVLLALSPKGGRSYVHINQCPREVTASRNPMPNDVPIQIQIWIGEQPSVKRQTFHLQVPVNSTVYEALLIAQADGLLRFETREYSFGHYLLSINNTSEVYDASNVHQGWVIYILPSAAQGKPDAKYQMKKSISSYRITSGDGILFWYRNLNRE; the protein is encoded by the exons ATGAATCCTTCAGGACGTGTCTTCTTCAGCCTGTTGGGGTTACTGAACTATTTTAGTGGACAGATTCTGGCCAGCGATGCCTTGTTTCGAAATG GCGATGATCGAGTAGCTGACTCATCGAAAAGGGCTGCGTCATGGTTGTTGAACCGTCGTAATAGGCAATGGCATTGGGGTCGTTTGGTCAATTCTCAAGCTCTTTTAGCTCTTTCCAGATCTGAAGTCTTCAATTCATCTCTACCTGAATTTCAATTGGCCATTAAACAAGTAGAATTAGACTTTCTTCTAGATCGATTAAG GCATGGAGAGTTGGAATTGTATTCAGACAGGTTAATTCCACTCGCTGTATCACTCACTTCACTTTGTCATAGTCCAACTCATTATTACGACTATGATTTGTTGG ATGGACTATTGGACTACAGGAGAAAGACGAACAATTTTACGTTTGCTATGGAAATGCTGGCCGTTTGTGGTGGGGACGGAGTCATTCGACGGGTACACATCCGCCGATTAGTATGGCTACTCAATCCAAAAATGTGGACTAGTCCATCAATAAGTTTCG ATACCTTGTCCATGGTGCTCATGGCAACTGGATGTATTGCTGAGCATTATGGTCATCCATACCTTTTGCCATTTGCGGATAAAATAGCAGAGGTCCTCATCAGCAAACAAGAACGCGACGGTTCGTTTGGCAATAGAAACATCATCTCCACTGCCATGGCCATCGAAGCCTTGCAAATTCGTGGATTGTCTGTTAACGTCGATCCAACAATTCGAGCTTCAATTGATTGGTTGATATCCAATCAAATGGAGGACGGTTCCTTCGATTCCGACTTGATGGCAACAAGTGAAGTTCTTCTAGCTTTGTCACCGAAGGGCGGTAGGTCCTATGTACACATAAACCAATGTCCACGAGAAGTAACGGCATCTAGGAATCCAATGCCCAATGACGTTCCAATTCAAATCCAAATTTGGATCGGAGAACAGCCTTCTGTAAAGCGCCAGACTTTTCATCTTCAAGTGCCTGTCAATTCAACCGTCTACGAAGCTCTTCTGATTGCCCAGGCTGATGGATTACTCCG ttttgaaACGAGAGAGTATTCGTTTGGACATTACCTGCTATCGATAAACAACACGAGTGAAGTGTACGATGCTTCCAATGTCCACCAAGGCTGGGTGATCTATATCCTCCCATCAGCTGCTCAAGGTAAACCGGATGCTAAATATCAGATGAAGAAATCCATATCATCCTACAGGATCACGAGTGGAGATGGCATTTTGTTCTGGTACCGAAATCTAAACCGCGAGTAA
- the LOC130702543 gene encoding acyl-CoA-binding protein homolog: protein MSLDEKFNKAAESIRNMTTSPSDDEMKEIYALYKQSTVGDVNTARPGMLDLKGKAKWDSWESKKGMSADEAKEAYVTKTEELVAKYSASSA from the exons ATGTCTCTGGATGAA AAATTCAACAAAGCCGCTGAAAGCATCAGGAACATGACCACCAGCCCTTCAGACGATGAAATGAAAGAGATTTATGCTCTTTACAAACAATCGACAGTCGGAGACGTTAACACTG CTCGCCCAGGTATGCTTGACCTTAAAGGAAAAGCCAAGTGGGATTCATGGGAATCTAAGAAAGGCATGTCTGCCGATGAAGCCAAGGAAGCATACGTCACCAAAACGGAAGAATTGGTGGCCAAGTACAGTGCATCAAGTGCCTAG
- the LOC130702532 gene encoding uncharacterized protein LOC130702532, whose translation MANRLVFIIAAVAVFTLCCNAAHLTHEQHKEHAKEAMERHWNNTVTKWVAVGSKLADKVEDALNRTAVRVMDTAQKIGGIKEGLVTNVAAVIAQGSNMWSELRNKSSEKMARTQTKMDAAKQKMHDKLAAGAENLVEKGNKLVNFTVGVVGKVVSKLVEKFQQARSKFQEHKAEHNARISVVPLNSKMSTLSARIITSAKSVTPVAEVSVKEESTTKSSSPQPTYSY comes from the exons ATGGCTAATCGACTGGTTTTC ATTATCGCTGCCGTTGCTGTTTTTACCCTGTGTTGTAACGCTGCTCATTTAACACACGAACAACACAAGGAGCATGCCAAGGAAGCTATGGAACGCCACTGGAACAACACTGTTACTAAATGGGTAGCAGTCGGTTCTAAACTGGCCGACAAGGTAGAGGATGCCCTGAACAGGACGGCCGTCAGAGTGATGGACACTGCCCAAAAGATTGGTGGCATCAAGGAAGGTTTAGTAACGAATGTGGCTGCTGTTATTGCTCAAGGTTCCAACATGTGGAGTGAGCTGAGGAACAAATCTTCTGAAAAAATGGCTCGCACTCAGACTAAAATGGATGCTGCCAAGCAGAAGATGCACGATAAACTGGCGGCTGGCGCTGAAAATTTGGTAGAAAAGGGCAACAAGTTGGTCAATTTCACTGTAGGTGTCGTTGGTAAGGTCGTCAGTAAACTCGTCGAGAAATTCCAGCAAGCCAGGTCGAAGTTCCAGGAACACAAGGCCGAACACAATGCTAGGATTAGTGTTGTTCCATTGAATTCAAAGATGTCCACATTATCTGCTCGGATCATCACTTCTGCCAAGTCAGTAACTCCAGTTGCTGAGGTTTCAGTAAAAGAAGAGAGCACAACTAAATCTTCATCACCCCAGCCGACATACTCGTATTAA
- the LOC130702537 gene encoding histone H2A-like — protein sequence MSGRGKGGKVKGKSKTRSSRAGLQFPVGRIHRMLRKGSYAERVGAGAPVYLAAVMEYLAAEVLELAGNAARDNEKTRIISRHLQLMAIRNDEELNKLLSGVTIAQGGVLPNIQAVLLPKKTDKPAKA from the coding sequence ATGTCAGGTCGCGGCAAAGGTGGTAAAGTCAAGGGAAAGTCAAAGACCCGTTCGAGCAGGGCCGGACTCCAGTTCCCCGTCGGTCGTATCCATCGTATGCTCCGTAAAGGATCGTACGCTGAGCGTGTCGGTGCCGGTGCCCCCGTGTACTTGGCCGCCGTCATGGAGTACTTGGCCGCTGAAGTCCTCGAGTTGGCCGGTAACGCCGCTCGTGACAACGAGAAGACCCGTATCATCTCCCGTCACTTGCAATTGATGGCCATCCGAAACGACGAAGAGTTGAACAAACTTCTCTCCGGAGTTACCATCGCTCAAGGTGGTGTCCTGCCCAACATCCAGGCCGTCTTGTTGCCCAAGAAGACCGACAAGCCCGCTAAAGCTTAA
- the LOC130702541 gene encoding uncharacterized protein LOC130702541: MRVCLLKSVGDLCTSGCNTVHLKMCFVFRFLFVIANLFFTSCCLFWVQQLTVEWKKAGLSQRHPNVTRQNSHMTQKELNPTKARWMGLWDSLAIDYCVYLNCEILQSSHIQPKTTAEYENPIRHASVNTDKSGIKLRNQSHIFPDCLLLLPNYSFGSEHTSGFFFVFLVLQTGIGNMPIL; this comes from the exons ATGCGGGTTTGCCTTTTAAAGTCGGTTGGGGACTTGTGCACGAGCGGATGTAACACTGTGCacttaaaaatgtgttttgtcTTCAGATTTCTCTTTGTAATTGCAAACCTTTTCTTCACGTCTTGCTGTCTTTTTTGGGTGCAACAATTGACTGTTGAATGGAAGAAGGCAGGGCTTAGTCAACGTCATCCTAACGTTACACGTCAGAACAGTCACATGACGCAAAAGGAACTGAACCCAACAAAGGCGAGATG GATGGGTTTGTGGGACTCACTTGCTATTGATTATTGTGTTTACCTGAATTGTGAGATACTGCAGTCTTCGCACATCCAGCCGAAGACAACAGCTGAATATGAAAACCCGATCCGACACGCATCAGTAAACACAG ATAAAAGTGGCATAAAATTACGCAATCAATCACACATCTTTCCAGACTGTCTTCTGCTTTTGCCAAACTATTCATTTGGGTCTGAACACACAtcaggtttcttttttgtgtttttagtACTGCAGACTGGGATTGG GAATATGCCAATCTTGTAA
- the LOC130702538 gene encoding histone H2B.1/H2B.2, translating into MPPKVSGKAAKKAGKAQKNITKGDKKKKRKRKESYAIYIYKVLKQVHPDTGISSKAMTIMNSFVNDIFERIAGESSRLAHYNKRSTITSREIQTAVRLLLPGELAKHAVSEGTKAVTKYTSTK; encoded by the coding sequence ATGCCACCCAAAGTCAGTGGGAAAGCCGCAAAGAAAGCTGGGAAAGCCCAGAAGAACATCACGAAAGgtgataagaagaaaaaacgcaaGAGGAAGGAGAGCTACGCCATTTACATCTACAAAGTGTTGAAGCAAGTCCACCCCGACACTGGCATCTCCTCCAAAGCCATGACGATCATGAACAGCTTCGTCAACGACATTTTCGAGCGCATCGCCGGAGAGTCTTCCCGATTGGCTCACTACAACAAGCGGTCGACCATCACATCCCGGGAAATCCAGACGGCCGTCCGTCTGCTTTTGCCCGGTGAGTTGGCCAAGCACGCCGTATCTGAAGGAACCAAAGCCGTTACCAAGTATACCAGCACCAAGTAG
- the LOC130702544 gene encoding acyl-CoA-binding domain-containing protein 7-like — protein MSLEERFNKAAENIKTLTARPTDDELKEIYALFKQATVGDINVARPGMLDFKGKAKWDAWNSKKGMSSDAAKEAYISKAAELMAKYK, from the exons aTGTCTTTGGAAGAG AGGTTTAATAAAGCAGCAGAGAATATTAAAACGTTGACGGCCAGGCCCACTGACGATGAATTGAAAGAAATTTATGCCTTGTTTAAACAGGCCACTGTAGGAGATATTAATGTCG CACGACCTGGAATGCTGGATTTCAAAGGCAAAGCTAAATGGGACGCTTGGAACTCTAAGAAAGGCATGTCTTCTGATGCTGCTAAAGAAGCCTATATTTCAAAAGCCGCCGAGTTGATGGCAAAGTACAAATAA
- the LOC130702542 gene encoding histone H4: protein MTGRGKGGKGLGKGGAKRHRKVLRDNIQGITKPAIRRLARRGGVKRISGLIYEETRGVLKVFLENVIRDAVTYTEHAKRKTVTAMDVVYALKRQGRTLYGFGG from the coding sequence ATGACTGGTCGCGGCAAAGGAGGTAAAGGACTCGGTAAGGGAGGCGCCAAGCGTCATCGTAAAGTTTTGCGTGACAACATCCAGGGCATCACGAAGCCCGCCATCCGTCGTCTTGCTCGCCGTGGTGGTGTCAAGCGTATCTCTGGTTTGATCTACGAGGAAACTCGTGGTGTCCTGAAGGTTTTCCTTGAAAACGTCATCCGAGATGCTGTTACTTACACTGAGCACGCTAAACGCAAAACTGTAACTGCTATGGACGTCGTCTACGCACTGAAACGCCAGGGCCGCACCCTCTACGGTTTTGGTGGTTAA
- the LOC130702501 gene encoding probable glutamine--tRNA ligase — protein MDGPDLVNLFVGIGLGEVKAKETAKNSNVSANLKNCINAASSVSSVEISKAHGMLLYHIATKIKPQVSMQIPLLSRYVVEGNIDSELRLNAAMDYLISNPLGDVDMKAFEESCGVGIVVTPEQIEQEVEKVIKKHQTELVEKRYRFNVGPLMSEVRNNLKWADGKVIKSEIEIQVLSLLGPKTEEDLAPPPRVEKVVKPKVAKPTSSNKENLEVDSDSASTITELMKKVQFHKPGENFKTDGYVITEKTMDLLKEHLKITGGQVRTRFPPEPNGILHIGHAKAININFGYAAANDGVCFLRYDDTNPEKEEEKFFVGIKDMVEWLGYKPYQITHSSDNFDQLYEWAKVLIKKGLAYVCHQKAEEMKGFNPVPSPWRERPIDESLQLFEDMKNGMFDEGAATLRMKVTLEEGKLDPVAYRIKYVAHHRTGDRWCIYPTYDYTHCLCDSIEQITHSLCTKEFQSRRSSYYWLCNALDIYCPVQWEYGRLNVYYTVVSKRKIAKLITEKIVHDWDDPRLFTLTALRRRGFPPEAINNFCAGMGVTGAQMGVDPQKLEAVVKDTLDVTAPRSMVVLAPLKVTITNFPFEGPTTIEVPDFPKEVQRGSHSVTLDRVIYIDRSDFREVEEKGYRRLTKGQAVGLRYAGLVISLENVKKNASGQVVELEVKCTSSANCQEKPKAFIHWVSNPMFVEVRVYERLFQHQNPEDINEVPGGFLSDINPHSLSVVNAAADKSISGAKVYDKFQFERVGYFSVDSDSTKDKLVFNRTVMLKEDAGKS, from the exons ATGGACGGCCCAGATCTAGTGAACCTATTCGTTGGCATAGGCTTGGGCGAAGTTAAAGCTAAAGAAACTGCGAAGAACTCGAATGTATCTGCTAATCTCAAGAATTGCATTAATGCG GCATCAAGTGTTTCATCTGTTGAAATCTCAAAAGCTCATGGTATGCTATTGTACCACATTGCTACAAAAATTAAACCGCAGGTTAGCATGCAAATCCCACTTCTTTCGCGTTATGTGGTCGAAGGAAACATTGACTCAGAACTCAGATTGAATG CTGCAATGGACTACCTTATCTCCAACCCGCTTGGTGATGTTGACATGAAGGCATTTGAAGAATCTTGTGGAGTAGGAATTGTTGTGACACCAGAGCAAATTGAGCAGGAAGTTGAAAAGGTGATTAAAAAACATCAGACTGAACTAGTTGAAAAGAg ATACCGATTCAATGTTGGGCCCTTAATGAGTGAAGTGCGAAATAACCTGAAATGGGCTGATGGTAAAGTGATAAAATCAGAAATCGAAATTCAGGTTTTGAGCCTTTTGGGGCCAAAAACTGAAGAAGATTTAGCTCCTCCTCCTAGGGTGGAAAAAGTTGTAAAACCTAAAGTCGCTAAGCCAACGTCtagcaataaagaaaatttag aaGTCGATTCGGATAGTGCTTCCACGATAACCGAGTTGATGAAGAAGGTCCAGTTTCATAAACCGGGCGAAAACTTCAAAACTGATGGCTATGTCATCACTGAGAAAACCATGGACCTACTGAAAGAGCATTTGAAAATAACAGGAGGCCAA GTAAGAACCAGATTCCCCCCGGAACCAAACGGTATTCTACATATCGGGCACGCCAAAGCAATCAACATCAATTTCGGCTATGCTGCAGCTAATGATGGTGTGTGCTTCCTTCGTTATGATGATACAAACCctgaaaaggaggaggagaagtTTTTCGTTGGTATCAAAGACATGGTGGAGTGGTTAg GTTACAAGCCATACCAAATTACTCACTCTTCCGACAATTTTGATCAGCTTTATGAATGGGCTAAAGTCCTTATTAAAAAAGGACTTGCCTATGTCTGCCATCAAAAAGCGGAGGAAATGAAGGGATTTAATCCCGTCCCCTCTCCGTGGAGAGAACGCCCTATCGACGAAAGTCTTCAGTTATTTGAA GACATGAAAAATGGCATGTTTGATGAAGGCGCCGCTACGCTGAGAATGAAAGTGACGCTAGAAGAAGGCAAACTGGATCCAGTTGCCTATCGCATCAAGTATGTGGCCCACCATCGCACTGGAGACCGATGGTGCATCTATCCCACCTATGATTATACGCATTGCCTTTGTGATTCTATTGAACAGATTACTCACTCTCTGTGCACAAAAGAATTTCAGTCAAG ACGCTCATCCTATTACTGGCTGTGCAATGCTTTGGATATCTACTGCCCTGTTCAATGGGAATATGGTCGATTGAACGTGTACTACACTGTAGTATCGAAGCGAAAAATTGCGAAACTCATAACCGAAAAGATTGTTCATG ACTGGGATGACCCACGGTTGTTCACCTTGACGGCTCTTCGGCGCCGTGGTTTCCCTCCAGAAGCTATCAATAATTTCTGCGCGGGAATGGGTGTAACAGGTGCCCAAATGGGTGTTGATCCCCAAAAACTTGAAGCCGTTGTGAAGGATACGCTTGATGTGACTGCACCAAGATCTATGGTAGTTCTTGCACCATTGAAAGTCACCATCACCAACTTCCCATTTGAGGGACCTACAACGATTGAGGTCCCCGATTTTCCCAAGGAGGTTCAACGTGGATCCCATTCAGTGACTCTTGATCGAGTGATCTATATTGACCGATCAGACTTCAGAGAG GTGGAAGAAAAAGGCTACCGCCGTCTTACCAAGGGGCAAGCTGTTGGCCTACGTTATGCTGGGCTGGTTATTAGTTTAGAGAACGTTAAAAAGAATGCAAGTGGCCAAGTTGTGGAATTGGAGGTCAAGTGCACCTCGTCCGCTAACTGCCAAGAAAAACCCAAAGCCTTTATTCATTGGGTGTCAAATCCAATGTTTGTTGAAGTTCGCGTTTACGAACGACT ATTTCAACATCAAAACCCTGAAGATATCAACGAGGTGCCAGGAGGTTTCTTGTCTGACATTAATCCTCATTCTTTGTCAGTGGTCAACGCCGCTGCTGACAAATCAATTAGTGGAGCTAAAGTTTACGACAAGTTCCAATTTGAACGTGTTGGATACTTCTCTGTTGATTCAGATTCCACGAAAgacaag TTGGTCTTCAATCGAACAGTGATGTTGAAAGAGGATGCTGGGAAAAGTTAA